One Pelodiscus sinensis isolate JC-2024 unplaced genomic scaffold, ASM4963464v1 ctg34, whole genome shotgun sequence DNA segment encodes these proteins:
- the PRKD2 gene encoding serine/threonine-protein kinase D2 isoform X1, giving the protein MASPPACAGPPALPSSPSTPGGCLATPELASLPPGSCAACQGVSFHIQIGLTREFVLLPAASDLAHVKQLACSIVDQKFPECGFYGLYDKILLFKHDLSSANILQLVRVAGDIQEGDLVEVVLSASATFEDFRIRPHALNVHSYRAPAFCDHCGEMLFGLVRQGLKCDGCGLNYHKRCAFSIPNNCSGARKRRLSATSLATSQSLRLATSESLPCASDELSRSPMEMLPRRLTSTSHIGRPIELDKLFLSKVKVPHTFLIHSYTRPTVCQFCKKLLKGLFRQGLQCKDCKFNCHKRCATRVPNDCLGETLFNGGDVPMEDVSDLSDADKNSLMDESDDSGIIPGSHSENELRGGDDPDDDANKSQGSMGYIPLMRVVQSVRHTNRKSSTALKEGWMVHYSSKDTLRKRHYWRLDCKCITLFQNNTSSRYYKEIPLSEILAVELAQNFTPVLPGANLHCFEIVTANATYYVGENCAPAPCSASQQHSGVGLEVATAWENAIRQALMPVILQDAPSAQGQAPHRQASLRISVSNSQIEENVDIATVYQIFPDEVLGSGQFGIVYGGKHRKTGRDVAVKVIDKLRFPTKQESQLRNEVAILQSLRHAGIVNLECMFETPEKVFVVMEKLHGDMLEMILSSEKGRLPERLTKFLITQILVALRHLHFKNIVHCDLKPENVLLASAEPFPQVKLCDFGFARIIGEKSFRRSVVGTPAYLAPEVLLNQGYNRSLDMWSVGVIMYVSLSGTFPFNEDEDINDQIQNAAFMYPPSPWRQISAGAIDLINNLLQVKMRKRYSVDKSLSHPWLQDYQTWLDLRELEAKMGERYITHESDDARWEQFAADHTLPYPAHLRAPRGLSPEEEEGEQELQGLTERVSIL; this is encoded by the exons TTCCCAGAGTGCGGCTTCTATGGCCTCTACGACAAGATCCTGCTCTTCAAACATGACCTGTCGTCTGCCAACATCCTGCAGCTGGTGCGGGTGGCCGGAGACATCCAGGAGGGAGACTTGGTGGAGGTGGTGCTCTCAG CCTCGGCCACCTTTGAGGATTTCCGGATCCGCCCGCACGCGCTCAACGTCCACTCGTACCGCGCCCCGGCCTTCTGCGACCACTGCGGCGAGATGCTCTTCGGGCTGGTGCGCCAGGGCCTCAAGTGTGACG GTTGCGGGCTGAACTACCACAAGCGCTGCGCCTTCAGCATCCCCAACAACTGCAGCGGGGCCCGCAAGCGCCGCCTCTCGGCCACCTCCCTGGCCACCTCTCAGTCCCTGCGTCTCGCCACCTCCGAGTCCCTGCCCTGCGCCTCCGACGAGCTg agccggagcCCCATGGAGATGCTGCCGCGCCGGCTCACCAGCACCTCGCACATCGGGCGTCCCATCGAGCTGGACAAGCTGTTCCTGTCCAAGGTCAAGGTGCCCCACACCTTCCTCATCCACTCCTACACCCGCCCCACCGTCTGCCAGTTCTGCAAGAAGCTACTCAAAGGGCTCTTCCGCCAGGGCCTGCAGTGCAAAG ACTGCAAGTTCAACTGCCACAAGCGCTGTGCCACCCGGGTGCCCAACGACTGCCTGGGCGAGACGCTCTTCAATGGCGGGG ACGTGCCCATGGAAGACGTCAGCGACCTCAGCGACGCCGACAAGAACTCGCTGATGGACGAATCGGACGACTCGGGCATCATCCCCGGCTCGCACTCGGAGAACGAGCTCCGCGGCGGGGACGACCCCGACGACGACGCTAACAAGTCCCAGGG atccatGGGCTACATCCCGCTGATGCGGGTGGTGCAGTCGGTGCGGCACACGAACCGGAAATCCAGCACGGCGCTGAAAGAAGGCTGGATGGTTCACTACAGCAGCAAAGACACCCTG aggAAGCGCCATTATTGGCGCCTGGACTGCAAGTGCATCACGCTCTTCCAGAACAACACCTCCAGTCGCTACTACAAG GAAATCCCACTGTCGGAGATCCTGGCAGTGGAACTGGCCCAGAACTTCACCCCGGTGCTGCCGGGCGCCAACCTGCACTGCTTCGAGATCGTCACGGCCAACGCCACGTACTACGTCGGGGAGAACTGCGCTCCTGCCCCGTGCTCCGCCAGCCAGCAGCACAGCGGGGTCGGGCTGGAGGTGGCCACGGCCTGGGAGaatgccatccgccaggccctcATGCCCGTCATCCTGCAGGATGCACCCAGTGCCCAGGGACAGGCCCCCCACA gGCAAGCGTCGCTTAGGATCTCCGTGTCCAACAGCCAGATCGAGGAGAACGTG GACATTGCAACGGTGTACCAGATCTTCCCGGATGAAGTCCTGGGCTCCGGGCAATTTGGAATTGTCTATGGAG GGAAGCACCGTAAGACGGGCCGGGACGTGGCCGTGAAGGTGATCGACAAACTGCGTTTCCCCACcaagcaggagagccagctgCGCAACGAGGTGGCCATCCTGCAG AGCCTGCGTCACGCCGGCATCGTGAACCTGGAGTGCATGTTCGAGACGCCGGAGAAGGTGTTTGTGGTGATGGAGAAGCTGCACGGGGACATGCTGGAGATGATCCTGTCGTCGGAGAAGGGCCGGCTGCCCGAGAGACTCACCAAATTCCTCATCACCCAG ATCCTGGTGGCCCTGCGGCACCTGCACTTCAAGAACATCGTGCACTGCGACCTCAAGCCGGAGAACGTGCTTCTGGCCTCGGCCGAGCCCTTCCCCCAG GTGAAGCTGTGCGACTTCGGCTTTGCCCGTATCATCGGCGAGAAGTCCTTCCGGCGCTCGGTGGTGGGCACGCCGGCCTACCTGGCCCCCGAGGTGCTGCTCAACCAGGGCTACAACCGCTCGCTGGACATGTGGTCCGTGGGCGTCATCATGTACGTCAGCCTGAGCGGCACCTTCCCCTTCAACGAGGACGAGGACATCAACGACCAGATCCAGAACGCCGCCTTCATGTACCCGCCCAGCCCCTGGCGCCAGATCTCGGCCGGAG CTATCGACCTGATCAATAACTTGCTGCAAGTGAAGATGAGGAAGCGTTACAGCGTGGACAAGTCCCTCagccacccctggctccag GATTACCAGACGTGGCTGGACTTGCGGGAGCTGGAGGCCAAGATGGGCGAGCGTTACATCACGCACGAGAGCGACGACGCCCGCTGGGAGCAGTTCGCCGCCGACCACACCCTGCCCTACCCTGCCCACCTGCGGGCCCCCCGGGGGCTGTctcccgaggaggaggagggggagcaggagctgcaggggctgacaGAGAGGGTCAGCATCCTGTGA
- the PRKD2 gene encoding serine/threonine-protein kinase D2 isoform X2, with protein sequence MQGSEGFKGFPECGFYGLYDKILLFKHDLSSANILQLVRVAGDIQEGDLVEVVLSASATFEDFRIRPHALNVHSYRAPAFCDHCGEMLFGLVRQGLKCDGCGLNYHKRCAFSIPNNCSGARKRRLSATSLATSQSLRLATSESLPCASDELSRSPMEMLPRRLTSTSHIGRPIELDKLFLSKVKVPHTFLIHSYTRPTVCQFCKKLLKGLFRQGLQCKDCKFNCHKRCATRVPNDCLGETLFNGGDVPMEDVSDLSDADKNSLMDESDDSGIIPGSHSENELRGGDDPDDDANKSQGSMGYIPLMRVVQSVRHTNRKSSTALKEGWMVHYSSKDTLRKRHYWRLDCKCITLFQNNTSSRYYKEIPLSEILAVELAQNFTPVLPGANLHCFEIVTANATYYVGENCAPAPCSASQQHSGVGLEVATAWENAIRQALMPVILQDAPSAQGQAPHRQASLRISVSNSQIEENVDIATVYQIFPDEVLGSGQFGIVYGGKHRKTGRDVAVKVIDKLRFPTKQESQLRNEVAILQSLRHAGIVNLECMFETPEKVFVVMEKLHGDMLEMILSSEKGRLPERLTKFLITQILVALRHLHFKNIVHCDLKPENVLLASAEPFPQVKLCDFGFARIIGEKSFRRSVVGTPAYLAPEVLLNQGYNRSLDMWSVGVIMYVSLSGTFPFNEDEDINDQIQNAAFMYPPSPWRQISAGAIDLINNLLQVKMRKRYSVDKSLSHPWLQDYQTWLDLRELEAKMGERYITHESDDARWEQFAADHTLPYPAHLRAPRGLSPEEEEGEQELQGLTERVSIL encoded by the exons TTCCCAGAGTGCGGCTTCTATGGCCTCTACGACAAGATCCTGCTCTTCAAACATGACCTGTCGTCTGCCAACATCCTGCAGCTGGTGCGGGTGGCCGGAGACATCCAGGAGGGAGACTTGGTGGAGGTGGTGCTCTCAG CCTCGGCCACCTTTGAGGATTTCCGGATCCGCCCGCACGCGCTCAACGTCCACTCGTACCGCGCCCCGGCCTTCTGCGACCACTGCGGCGAGATGCTCTTCGGGCTGGTGCGCCAGGGCCTCAAGTGTGACG GTTGCGGGCTGAACTACCACAAGCGCTGCGCCTTCAGCATCCCCAACAACTGCAGCGGGGCCCGCAAGCGCCGCCTCTCGGCCACCTCCCTGGCCACCTCTCAGTCCCTGCGTCTCGCCACCTCCGAGTCCCTGCCCTGCGCCTCCGACGAGCTg agccggagcCCCATGGAGATGCTGCCGCGCCGGCTCACCAGCACCTCGCACATCGGGCGTCCCATCGAGCTGGACAAGCTGTTCCTGTCCAAGGTCAAGGTGCCCCACACCTTCCTCATCCACTCCTACACCCGCCCCACCGTCTGCCAGTTCTGCAAGAAGCTACTCAAAGGGCTCTTCCGCCAGGGCCTGCAGTGCAAAG ACTGCAAGTTCAACTGCCACAAGCGCTGTGCCACCCGGGTGCCCAACGACTGCCTGGGCGAGACGCTCTTCAATGGCGGGG ACGTGCCCATGGAAGACGTCAGCGACCTCAGCGACGCCGACAAGAACTCGCTGATGGACGAATCGGACGACTCGGGCATCATCCCCGGCTCGCACTCGGAGAACGAGCTCCGCGGCGGGGACGACCCCGACGACGACGCTAACAAGTCCCAGGG atccatGGGCTACATCCCGCTGATGCGGGTGGTGCAGTCGGTGCGGCACACGAACCGGAAATCCAGCACGGCGCTGAAAGAAGGCTGGATGGTTCACTACAGCAGCAAAGACACCCTG aggAAGCGCCATTATTGGCGCCTGGACTGCAAGTGCATCACGCTCTTCCAGAACAACACCTCCAGTCGCTACTACAAG GAAATCCCACTGTCGGAGATCCTGGCAGTGGAACTGGCCCAGAACTTCACCCCGGTGCTGCCGGGCGCCAACCTGCACTGCTTCGAGATCGTCACGGCCAACGCCACGTACTACGTCGGGGAGAACTGCGCTCCTGCCCCGTGCTCCGCCAGCCAGCAGCACAGCGGGGTCGGGCTGGAGGTGGCCACGGCCTGGGAGaatgccatccgccaggccctcATGCCCGTCATCCTGCAGGATGCACCCAGTGCCCAGGGACAGGCCCCCCACA gGCAAGCGTCGCTTAGGATCTCCGTGTCCAACAGCCAGATCGAGGAGAACGTG GACATTGCAACGGTGTACCAGATCTTCCCGGATGAAGTCCTGGGCTCCGGGCAATTTGGAATTGTCTATGGAG GGAAGCACCGTAAGACGGGCCGGGACGTGGCCGTGAAGGTGATCGACAAACTGCGTTTCCCCACcaagcaggagagccagctgCGCAACGAGGTGGCCATCCTGCAG AGCCTGCGTCACGCCGGCATCGTGAACCTGGAGTGCATGTTCGAGACGCCGGAGAAGGTGTTTGTGGTGATGGAGAAGCTGCACGGGGACATGCTGGAGATGATCCTGTCGTCGGAGAAGGGCCGGCTGCCCGAGAGACTCACCAAATTCCTCATCACCCAG ATCCTGGTGGCCCTGCGGCACCTGCACTTCAAGAACATCGTGCACTGCGACCTCAAGCCGGAGAACGTGCTTCTGGCCTCGGCCGAGCCCTTCCCCCAG GTGAAGCTGTGCGACTTCGGCTTTGCCCGTATCATCGGCGAGAAGTCCTTCCGGCGCTCGGTGGTGGGCACGCCGGCCTACCTGGCCCCCGAGGTGCTGCTCAACCAGGGCTACAACCGCTCGCTGGACATGTGGTCCGTGGGCGTCATCATGTACGTCAGCCTGAGCGGCACCTTCCCCTTCAACGAGGACGAGGACATCAACGACCAGATCCAGAACGCCGCCTTCATGTACCCGCCCAGCCCCTGGCGCCAGATCTCGGCCGGAG CTATCGACCTGATCAATAACTTGCTGCAAGTGAAGATGAGGAAGCGTTACAGCGTGGACAAGTCCCTCagccacccctggctccag GATTACCAGACGTGGCTGGACTTGCGGGAGCTGGAGGCCAAGATGGGCGAGCGTTACATCACGCACGAGAGCGACGACGCCCGCTGGGAGCAGTTCGCCGCCGACCACACCCTGCCCTACCCTGCCCACCTGCGGGCCCCCCGGGGGCTGTctcccgaggaggaggagggggagcaggagctgcaggggctgacaGAGAGGGTCAGCATCCTGTGA